The following proteins are co-located in the Parafrankia discariae genome:
- a CDS encoding SDR family oxidoreductase — protein sequence MEIAGSIALVTGANRGMGRHFVTQLLDRGAAKVYATARTPETITSRRPGVVALPLDITDPASITTAAATATDVTLIVNNAGISTRTNLVTGDLPAIHREIETNYFGPLHVIRAFAPTLGRNGGGAILTMLSALSWMSHDGANAYAAAKAAAWSLTNGVRLELASQGTLVSGLFVGSVDTDMMAGWDVPKSDPAAVVRTALDGLAAGRLEILADAGTVALKAALSQDPRALYPQLSTLGTT from the coding sequence ATGGAAATCGCCGGAAGCATCGCGCTCGTCACCGGAGCCAACCGCGGGATGGGCCGCCACTTCGTCACCCAGCTCCTCGACCGCGGCGCGGCCAAGGTCTACGCCACCGCCCGCACCCCCGAGACGATCACCAGCCGCCGGCCCGGAGTCGTCGCCCTGCCCCTGGACATCACCGACCCGGCGTCGATCACCACCGCGGCCGCCACCGCCACCGACGTCACCCTCATCGTCAACAACGCGGGGATCTCCACCCGCACCAACCTCGTCACCGGCGACCTGCCCGCGATCCACCGGGAGATCGAGACGAACTACTTCGGGCCGCTGCACGTCATACGCGCCTTCGCCCCCACCCTCGGACGCAACGGCGGCGGGGCGATCCTCACCATGCTCTCCGCCCTGTCCTGGATGTCCCACGACGGCGCCAACGCCTACGCGGCCGCCAAAGCGGCGGCCTGGAGCCTGACCAACGGTGTACGCCTCGAACTCGCCAGCCAGGGCACGCTGGTCAGCGGCCTGTTCGTCGGCTCCGTCGACACCGACATGATGGCCGGCTGGGACGTGCCGAAAAGCGACCCCGCCGCGGTGGTACGCACCGCGCTGGACGGCCTGGCCGCCGGCCGGCTCGAGATCCTCGCCGACGCGGGCACCGTCGCCCTCAAAGCGGCACTGAGCCAGGACCCCCGCGCCCTGTACCCGCAGCTGTCCACCCTCGGAACCACCTGA
- a CDS encoding AraC family transcriptional regulator — MDLLADVLAVSGVRGTVAARIRAGSSWGWWARDVRGAAFHAVTAGTAWLGLPGQPPRELLPGDVVLLPTGTEHLLAGDERIAARGGDHRSDSWERAGDGTVRIGVGPVRTHILCAHYTHDPAVTTQVLGLLPEIVHIRGCPGGTGLDDTVRLLGRELADPRIGGAVVLDRLVDVLLVQLLRVWLAGAPDRPRTSWLGALGDPVVAAALRELHADPARAWTTASLAGVVVVSRATLARRFAAALGQSPGVYLTRWRMDLAALRLRDTEESLDVVARSVGYSSVYAFSRAFRRARGAPPGRYRQTARGSGTGSRRWHGGVEQGAAGLARRGLVLPPE, encoded by the coding sequence ATGGATCTGCTGGCGGATGTTCTCGCGGTGTCCGGGGTGCGTGGCACGGTCGCCGCCCGGATCAGGGCCGGGTCGTCGTGGGGATGGTGGGCGCGGGACGTCCGCGGGGCCGCGTTCCACGCCGTGACCGCGGGAACCGCCTGGCTGGGTCTGCCCGGGCAGCCGCCGCGTGAGCTGCTGCCCGGTGACGTCGTCCTGCTCCCGACCGGGACGGAGCATCTGCTGGCCGGTGACGAGCGGATCGCGGCCCGTGGTGGTGATCATCGCTCCGACTCGTGGGAACGGGCCGGTGACGGGACGGTGCGGATCGGTGTGGGTCCGGTCCGCACCCACATCCTGTGTGCGCACTACACCCATGATCCGGCGGTCACCACGCAGGTTCTGGGGTTGCTGCCGGAGATCGTCCACATCCGTGGGTGTCCCGGCGGGACCGGCCTGGATGACACGGTGCGGCTGCTGGGTCGGGAGTTGGCCGATCCGCGGATCGGCGGTGCCGTGGTCCTGGACCGTCTCGTCGATGTTCTGCTCGTGCAGCTGCTGCGGGTCTGGCTCGCCGGTGCCCCCGACCGTCCGCGGACGTCGTGGCTGGGCGCGCTGGGTGATCCGGTGGTCGCCGCCGCGCTGCGGGAGCTGCACGCCGATCCGGCGCGGGCCTGGACGACCGCGAGCCTGGCCGGGGTGGTCGTGGTGTCGCGGGCGACGCTGGCCCGGCGGTTCGCCGCCGCGCTCGGGCAGAGCCCGGGGGTCTACCTCACCCGGTGGCGGATGGATCTGGCGGCGTTGCGTCTGCGGGACACCGAGGAGTCGCTGGACGTGGTGGCCCGGTCGGTCGGGTACAGCTCGGTCTACGCGTTCAGCCGCGCGTTTCGTCGGGCCCGTGGCGCCCCGCCGGGGCGCTACCGGCAGACGGCGCGCGGGAGCGGTACCGGATCGCGCCGGTGGCATGGCGGGGTCGAACAGGGTGCGGCCGGCCTCGCGCGGCGCGGTCTCGTCCTCCCGCCGGAGTAG
- a CDS encoding TetR/AcrR family transcriptional regulator translates to MSGATRARPLRADAQANYERLLTQARLAFAEAGTGASLEDIARRAGVGTGTFYRHFPSREALLEAVLHDRFDQLTARADELAAATTPEAALTRWLGEFLEATSVYRGLTATLTQTLRDPSTALHAACVALRAAGSALLTAAQRAGDIRSDLTALELFTLVGGLAWSCEQASAAVPGGVTVDRLLALTLDGLRATDTARRSD, encoded by the coding sequence GTGAGTGGAGCGACCCGGGCACGGCCCCTGCGCGCCGACGCCCAAGCCAACTACGAGCGGCTGCTGACCCAGGCCCGGCTCGCCTTCGCCGAAGCGGGCACCGGGGCGTCCCTGGAAGACATCGCCCGACGCGCCGGTGTCGGCACCGGCACGTTCTACCGCCATTTCCCGTCCCGGGAAGCCCTGCTCGAAGCCGTCCTCCACGACCGGTTCGACCAGCTCACCGCCCGCGCCGACGAACTGGCCGCCGCCACCACCCCCGAGGCGGCACTGACCCGCTGGCTCGGGGAGTTCCTCGAGGCCACCAGCGTCTACCGGGGGCTCACCGCCACGCTGACGCAGACCCTGCGCGACCCCTCCACCGCGCTGCACGCCGCCTGCGTGGCCCTGCGCGCGGCCGGCTCGGCCCTGCTCACCGCCGCCCAGCGCGCCGGGGACATCCGCTCCGACCTGACCGCCCTCGAGCTGTTCACCCTGGTCGGCGGCCTGGCCTGGAGCTGCGAGCAGGCCTCGGCGGCCGTCCCCGGCGGTGTCACCGTCGACCGGCTGCTGGCACTCACCCTCGACGGCCTCAGGGCGACCGACACAGCCCGCCGATCGGACTGA